The following coding sequences lie in one Haematobia irritans isolate KBUSLIRL chromosome 3, ASM5000362v1, whole genome shotgun sequence genomic window:
- the LOC142230141 gene encoding cytochrome P450 4g1-like, with product MASATMVLEQVENSTTTTAALGASLFNPLWTAILGIAVAVGLYEIWLRNSRNYTLSAKMPTPPRLPLIGHGHLVAHLTNAQILTRAESYVDKYGEAFRAFLGPMLVVFLSNPSDIELILSNHKHLQKSTEYRFFKPWFGDGLLISSGHHWQHHRKMIAPTFHQSILKSFIPTFVLHSKKVVERMAKEIGKEFDVHDYMSQTTVEILLSTAMGVKKIPDDNKSLEYAKAVVDMCDIIHKRQLKFFYRLDAMYNLTSMSEKGKKMMSIILGLTNKVVKDRQENFNADSRAIIEEDDDGTQKKQVKKEGLRDDLDDIDENDVGAKKRLALLDAMMAMSKNPDIEWTDKDVIDEVNTIMFEGHDTTSAGSSFVLCLLGIHKDIQAKVLAEQKAIFGEDFMRDCTFADTMEMKYLERVIMETLRLYPPVPLIARRTDHDVKLSSGPYVVPKGTTVVILQYAVHRNPTYFPNPKNFDPDNFLPERMANRHYYSFIPFSAGPRSCVGRKYAMLKLKILLSTIIRNYAIDSKKTEADFKLQADIILKMENGFNILLERRPEAMQAM from the exons atggcTAGCGCTACAATGGTGCTAGAGCAAGTGGAAAATTCTACGACAACTACTGCAGCATTGGGTGCATCCTTATTTAATCCTTTGTGGACAGCTATATTGGGTATTGCTGTGGCCGTTGGTCTTTATGAAATATGGTTGAGAAATTCCCGCAATTACACCTTGTCGGCAAAAATGCCAACTCCGCCCAGATTGCCACTTATTGGTCATGGACATTTGGTGGCTCATTTGACAAATGCAC AAATCCTCACCCGCGCCGAGAGTTACGTTGATAAGTATGGCGAAGCTTTTCGTGCATTTTTGGGTCCCATGCTGGTTGTGTTCCTCTCAAATCCATCGGATATCGAATTGATTttgagtaatcataagcatttgcaaAAATCTACGGAATATCGCTTTTTCAAACCCTGGTTTGGTGATGGCCTTCTCATCTCAAGTGGTCATCATTGGCAACATCATCGTAAAATGATTGCCCCCACCTTCCATCAAAGCATCCTAAAGAGTTTCATACCCACCTTTGTGTTACACTCGAAGAAAGTTGTCGAACGCATGGCCAAAGAAATTGGCAAAGAATTTGATGTGCACGATTATATGTCACAGACCACAGTCGAAATCTTGCTATCCACTGCTATGGGTGTGAAAAAGATTCCGGATGATAATAAAAGTTTGGAATATGCCAAGGCTGTGGTGGATATGTGTGACATAATCCATAAACGCCAGCTGAAATTCTTCTATCGCCTCGACGCTATGTACAATTTGACCAGTATGAGTGAAAAGGGTAAAAAAATGATGAGCATCATTTTGGGCTTAACCAATAAAGTGGTTAAGGATCGCCAGGAGAATTTCAATGCTGATTCTAGAGCTATTATTGAAGAGGACGATGATGGCACGcaaaagaaacaagtaaagaaGGAAGGTCTACGTgatgatttggatgatattgatGAAAATGATGTTG GTGCCAAGAAACGTTTAGCCCTTTTGGATGCCATGATGGCCATGTCGAAAAATCCTGATATtgaatggaccgataaggatgtAATTGATGAAGTCAATACCATTATGTTTGAG GGTCACGATACCACTTCAGCTGGTTCGAGTTTTGTTCTCTGTCTATTGGGTATACATAAGGATATTCAGGCTAAAGTTTTGGCCGAACAAAAAGCTATCTTCGGTGAAGACTTTATGCGTGATTGTACATTTGCCGATACcatggaaatgaaatatttggAACGTGTAATTATGGAAACTTTACGTTTATATCCACCAGTGCCACTTATTGCCCGGCGTACGGATCATGATGTGAAATTGTCCTCTGGTCCATATGTTGTACCCAAGGGTACAACTGTAGTTATTCTACAATATGCTGTACATCGTAATCCCACATATTTCCCCAATCCAAAAAATTTCGATCCTGATAATTTCCTACCCGAGAGAATGGCCAATCGTCATTATTACAGTTTTATACCCTTCAGTGCTGGACCGAGAAGTTGTGTTGGTCGTAAATATGCTATGTTAAAACTAAAGATTCTTCTTTCGACGATTATACGTAATTATGCAATTGATTCGAAGAAAACAGAAGCCGATTTCAAATTGCAAGCtgatattattttgaaaatggAAAATGGTTTTAATATTCTTTTGGAACGTAGACCAGAAGCCATGCAAGCGATGTAG